The Sandaracinobacteroides saxicola nucleotide sequence TCGAAGCTGAAGCGGCCGTCGAAGTAGGTGGTGGGCAGCGGCGGCACGATGCAGTGGCTGTTGGTGGGCACGAAGGCGCCCAGGTTGGAGGTGCCCTCGGCAACGCCCAGGCCCGGGCCGATGCTGACGGTCAGCGCCGGCGCGCAGCGGCCACCGGGCGCGGCGGGGGCGTTGGTGTTGGTGAGCGTGCCCGAGAAGGCGACCATGCGCGCCGAGGCGGCGGGGGCGAGGACGAGACCGAGAAGGCCGGCGGCGAAAGCAAGACGAAGCGACATGACGAACTCTCCCATGCCCGGCGGAAAGATGCCGGCGTGGCTATCATCGGGCGCGCGGGACATGCTAGAAAGGCCGCCAAGCCGACCTTTGGCCGACTTTCGGCCGACTTTTGCCGGGGGCGGATGCGTGGACGGGCCAACCCCCATCGATCTTGCCGCCGTGGCACCCTTCGGCATCGGCCGCGTGATGGTGCGGCCGTCGCTGCTGGAGATCGAATGCGAGGGCGAGACAACGGCCGTCTCGCCGCGCGTCATGCAGGTGCTGGTCGCGCTGGCCGAGGCCGCCGGCCGCACCGTGACGCGCGATGAGCTGTCGGTGCGCTGCTGGCGCGGGCGCATCGTGGGGGAGGATGCGCTGAACCGGATCATCGCCAAGCTGCGCGCGCTGGCGGTGGGGCCGGGGCGGCAGGCCTTTGAAATCGCGACGGTGAAGGGGGTGGGGTACCGGCTGGTCGGTGCGGGGACGGAGGCGCCGGCCGCGGCGGGCCCGGTGGTGCCGGCCGGGCCGGCGCGCCGCCGGGCATGGCGATGGATCGGCGGGGCGGCCGTGGGCGCCGCCGTGGCGGGAGGGCTGTGGATCGGTTTCGCGCGGGAGGGCCCCCGGGGCGGTGGCGCCGCGCCGCTGGTGCCCGCGGCGGCGGACATGGAGACGCGCGGGCTGAGCGCGGTGTTCGAAGGCACGCCGGAACGGACGGCGGACGGCATCGGCTATCTGCGGCAGGCAACCGCGATGTCGCCGAGGCAGGCGCCCATCTGGGGGTCGCTGGCGATGGCCCATGTGCTGAGTCTGGCGGATACGCCGGTGGCGGGGCGCGCGGCGGTGATCGCGCGCATCCGCGAGGCGGCGGGGAGGGGCCTGGCGCTCGACCCGCGCGAGGGGCGGTCGCTTGCCGCGATTGTCAGTCTGGCGCCCAGCTTTGGCCAGTGGGGGGCGAAGGACCGGCTGCTGACCGATGCCCTGAAGCGGGCGCCACCGGGCACGGCGCCGCTGATCTTTCAGCGCGTGCTGTTCCTGACGGCGGTGGGGCGCACCGGCGAGGCGCTGGCGCTGGTTGAGCAGCTGAATGCGGTGTCGCCGCTGATCCCGTGGATCCAGGCGGCGCGGATCAACCTGCTGGCCGCCGCCGGCCGGCCGGACGAGGCCGAGCGGGTGGCCGCGTGGGCGGGAACGGTGTGGCCGCGCAACCGGCTGATCTGGTTCACGCGCTTCGACCTGGCGGCCTTTGGCGGGCGCCCGGCGGCGGCGCTGGCGATCGCCGCGGCGGGCGGCCCCGATCAGACATCGCCGCGCGAACTCGCGCTGGCGGTGGCGACGGCACGGGCGGTCCAGTCCCGGAATCCCGCCGAGATCGAGGCTGTGCTGGGCACGTATCGCGCGTTGGCGCGCGACGACCAGGGCCACGCCGAGCGCGGGGTGCGCGCCGCGGTGGCGCTGGGGCGACCGGACGAGGCGCTGGCGCTGGCGGCGATGCTTTATGGATCGGCGGTGCCGCGCCGGACACACGCCGCCTCCTTTCCGCTGATCGGTTTCGAGGCGGCGACGGAGCGGAACACCGCCCTGTTGTTCGTGCCGCCGGGGAATGCGCTGTCGGCGGAGGCGGGGTTCTGGTCGCTGGTGGATCGCATCGGCCTGGCCGCCTATTGGCGGCGGTCGGGGGCGCCGGATGTCTGCCGGCAGCGGCGCAACCCGGTCTGCGATGGCGCGGCGCCCGTTCGTTCGGGGGCGGCGGTCACCGCCGAGGCACGATAGGCCGGATCAGAGTTTGACGAGCATCTTCCCCGTGTTGCCGCCGCTGAACAGGGCGAGGAAGGCGGCGGGGGCGGTTTCGATGCCGTCCATCACCGTTTCCTCCCATTTCAATCTCCCGTCGGCGATCCAGCCGGCCATTTTTTCGATGAACTCGGCTTGCAGGCCGGCGAATTGCGTGACGATGAAGCCCTGGATTTTCAGGCTCTTGCCGACGACCTGGATGATGTTGGAGGGCCCCCGAATCGCGCTGGTGGCGTTATAGTCGGCGATCATGCCGCATTCGACGAGGCGCGCGAACGGGCGGGCGGTTTCGATGGCGACCTCCAGATGCTCGCCGCCGACATTGTCGAAATAGATGTCGATGCCGCGCGGGGCGGCGGCCTGGACGGCGGCCAGCAGGTTGCCGCAGCTGCGGTAGTTGATGGCGTGGTCGACGCCGACCGAGCGCAGCCAGTCACACTTCGCGTCGCTGCCGGCGGTGGCGATGACGGTGCAGCCGAGCGCCTTCCCCACTTGCGCCACGACCGAGCCGACGGCGCCGGCACCGCCGGAGACGAACAGGGTATCGCCGGATTTCGGCTCGCCGATCCGGGTGAGGCCGGCGTAGGCGGTGAGGCCGGGCATGCCGAGGACGCCGAGGAAGGCCTGCTCGGGGACGCCCGGGAGGCTGGGGAGTTTGGTGAGGGCGGCGGCGGGGGCGTTGAAGGCTTCGCGCCAGCCGAACATGCTGTTGACGAGGTCGCCGGGGGCGAAGCCGGGATCGTTCGAGGCGATGACTTCGCCGACGGCGCCGCCCTGGAGCGCTTCGCCGATGGCGAAGGGCGGGACGTAGGATTTCCGGTCGTTCATGCGGCCGCGCATGTAGGGATCAACCGACATCCAGCGGTTCTTCACCTGGACTTCGCCGGCGCCGGGGGCGGGGAGGTCGGTGGTGGCGAGGGTGAAGTTGGCGGGGGTGGGTTCGCCGACGGGGCGCGAGGCGAGGCGGATTTCGCGTGAGGTCGTCGTCATCATTTGTCTCCCTTACCGGCTTCGCTTGCCACGGCGCGGTGGCGGTCGCAAGCGGGCGGCGGATTGGGACAAATCCGACGGAAATGCAGGGGCGGTGGCTGAAACCGTCGGGGGCGATTGACAAGGCTCATGGGCAGGCGGAATTGCTGGAGCCGTTCGATGCGCTGGCATCGCAAGCCGCGCGGCAGTCGCGGCACGGTCGCTTGAGAGAGGGATCCGCCGAGGATCCGGGGCAACAGGCGAAAGGAATCGAGACATGGCACGTGAACCCATCCGCCGCACCGCCGTTCAGGCCGCGGCGACCGTTGCGCGATTGCGGCTGGCGTCCGCCGGGCATGAGCACAGCAATCTGTTCATCCAGCCCGAGATCGTCCGCAAGGGTACGGTGTTCCAGCCGGAGCATGACCGGGTGGAAGTGAAGCAGGACAGCATCGTCAGCTTTGTGGACGATGAGCCGACGCTCAACTGGGGGCATCGCTGCCGCTATCTGATGCACGATCCGGCCAGTGGCGCGCTGTTGCAGGAAGTGCCGGCTCTGCTGCCGCCGAGTTTCGATTTCGGCCGCAATTTCCGCGCGGTGCATGTGGGGACACCGTTCGTTCCCGTGAGCGAGTTGCCGAAGCTGAAGGTGCCGATGCTGCCAGGCGGCCTGTTCGGGCGGGCGCGGCGGCAATGGCATGCGATCCTTTATGCCGGCGCGTCCAACAACCGGCATCTGAACGACATCGAATTCCTCTATCGCGTGCTGGTGGACAGCTATGGCGTGCCTAAGACCAACATCACCGTGCTGAACTATGACGGCACGCTGCAATACAACAACAATGACTGGACGCCGCATGTCGGCTCGATCGGCAACTGGCCGGGCGACAATACGGCGTATCGGGTCAGTGTGAACGGCTCGGGCACGAAGCAGGCGATGCTGGACGCCATCGCGGCGGTGGGCAAGAAGCTGCGGCGGCAGGATTGCCTGCTGATCCACACCAACAACCATGGCGGGCGGTCGGGCAACACCTCGACCCTGTGCACCTACAGCGGTTCGGCGATCCTGCCGGACGACATGGCGAACGCGCTGAAGGCGCTGCCGCAATATGCCGGGCTGATGGTGATGATGGAGCAATGCTTCGCCGGCGGTTTCATCGACCCGATCGTCAACGCCTCCACTGCGGACTGCACGCATGTGGCGAGCGCGGTGGATGCGACGACATCGTCGGATGGGGGCGCCAATTTCGATCCGTTCGCGTTGGCCTGGATTCGCGCGATGGCGGAGCATACGGAAAGCGGCGGCACGCTGACGCCCGCGGTGGGCCATGATGCCAAGGGCCATGTGACCGCGAAAGATGCGTTCGATTGGGCGAAGGCAAACGGCACCGGCGTGCACGACAACCCGGTGTCCGGGCAAAACGGGCCATGCGGCGGGGCGCTGTATCTGGGCGGCAGCGATTTCGTGTTCCGGCTGCCGCCGCTGTATCGCAAGCTGTGGCCATGGGAGATCATTCCCGATCCGGGGCCGGAGCAGCTGCGGCGCGGGCTGGAAGTGATCCAGCAGGCGGTGACCGCGGGCCAGCTGGTGCTGCCCGAGACGCGCACGGGGCTGGAGGCGGCACAGACCCGCGTGCGGACCTTGCTGGACAAGGCGTTCCGGTAATGGACGCGGGCGGCGCGGCGGCGCGGGTGGCGGCGGCGGTGCCGCCGGCCGACCGCGCCGTTGCGCGCGCCTGGCTCGACCCGGTCCCTTATGCGGCCGGTGATCCGCTGGGAACGACGCGGGTTTTCGCGCCGGCGCCGGGGCGGCTTTGGCTGGGCTGGGTGGACCTGGAGCCGGATCGCAACTGGAGCCACCGGGCCTTCGCGGTGCTGGTGCATGAGGATGGCGCGGTGGAGACGGCAACCATCGATTTTCCGCCGGCGCTGCCCGCCGGGCGACGCTGGGTCTCCGTTTGAGCGTCACAAAAGTGCGGGGTTGCGGCCGGCGCGTGGCGTGACAAGGCTGCGCGATAAAGGAGACCGCCATGGATTTCGCCTTGCCCGCCGAGCTGACCGCCTATCTGGCCGAGCTGGACGCCTTCATCGAGGCGGAGATCAAGCCGTTGCAGGCGAAGGACGACAATGAGCGCTTCTTCGACCATCGGCGCGAATGGGCGCGGACGGATTTCGACAATGGTGGCCTGCCGCGGCATGAGTGGGAGCAGTTGCTGCGGCAGGCGAAGCTGCTGGCGGACAGGGCCGGGCATTATCGCTTTGCGCTACCCAAGGAATATGGCGGGAAGGACGGCAGCAATCTGTGGATGGCGGTGATCCGCGAGCATCTGGCAGCCAAGGGTCTGGGGCTGTTCAACGACTTGCAGAATGAGCATTCGATCGTGGGCAACAATCCGTTCGTGCTGATGTTCCGCGATTTCGGGACGGAGGCGCAGAAGGCCGAGTTCATCCCCGGCATGCTGAACGGCACGCGGATCATCACCTTCGGCCTGACCGAGCCGAACCATGGCAGCGACGCGACGCACATGGAGACGCGCGCCGTGCCGGAGGAGCGCGATGGCGTGGCGGGCTGGCGCATCAACGGCGAGAAGATGTGGACGACCGGCATGCATGTGGCGACGCATTGCGCGCTGTTCGCCCGCACCGAGGGGCCGGACGGCGCGGCGCGGGGGATCACGACCTTCCTGGTGCCGGCGGATGCGCCGGGCGTGAAGATCGAGGAATATCTGTGGACGTTCAACATGCCGACCGATCATCCGCGGGTGAGCTTCACCGATGTGTGGGTGCCGGACAGCGCGATCTGGGGGCAGCCGGGAGCGGGGTTGGCGCTGGCGCAGCATTTCGTGCACGAGAACCGCATCCGGCAGGCGGCGTCATCGCTGGGCGCGGCGAGTTATTGCATTGAAGAGTCGGTGAAATATGCGCGCGCGCGGAGGCCGTTTGGCAAGGCGCTGGCGGAGAATCAGGCGATCCAGTTTCCGCTGGTGGAGCTGGCGACGCAGGCGGAGATGCTGCGGCTGCTGATCCGCAAGACGGCGTGGGAAATGGACCAGATGCCCAAGCCCGAGGTGGAGAAGCGGCTGTCTGACAAGGTGAGCATGTGCAATTACTGGGCGAACCGGCTGGTGTGCGAGGCGGCAGACCGGGCGATGCAGGTGCATGGCGGCATCGGCTACAGCCGTCACAAGCCGTTCGAGCATATCTATCGTCACCACCGCCGCTATCGGATTACCGAGGGGAGCGAGGAGATCCAGATGCGCAAGGTGGCGGCGCATCTGTTCGGCTATCTGGGGCCGCGGCGGGCCTTGTTCGCATAGGCAGGGGGCTGTTGGCGGTACGGGTGGGGCGTGTGGGGAGGCCCCCTCCCGCTCGCTGCGCGAGTCGCCTTCCCCACAAGTGGGGGAGGGGCTTCCGGGGTGGCTTGGCGGGCCCCCTCCGTCATCGCCGTTCCGGCGCTGACACCTCCCCCACAAGTGGGGGAGGATCAGGGTGGGGTGTTCGTAAGTGTTGGGCGCGGAATGGGCTCAGGATCAAGTCCGAGGTGACGGCGGAGGGTGGCGATCAGATCGTCAAGGGTGTGGAGCTGCGCGAAGTCTTGGGCGCTGACCAGGGTTTCGAGGGTGCCGGCGGAGTCGCGGAGGATGGCGGGCAGCGGGATGGTTTCGTTGGGGAAGGCGGCGGCGAAATCATCGCGGTGGTGGAAGACGACGGGAATGCCGAGGCTTTCGACGAAAGCGCGCCATTGGGGTTTCATGCCGAAGGTCGAGTAGCTGACCTCGCACAGGCGGCAGGCGTAGGTGGACGGCGAGAGCCATTTGTGGGCGAGGTCGAGCGCGCCGTTCAGGAGGCCGCCGTCGGCGTTGTAGACGAAGCGCAGGGTGGTCATCGGCGAAGCGGCGATGGTTGATCTGTCGCTGGTCGTCGATGTCCTGTTTCCGGCTGCCGGGCCGGCATCGCGCTATTCCACCGGCACCACTGGCCTGCGCTGCATCTCATCCAACCGCGGCCGCAAGGCCTCGGCCACGCGCTTCGACTGCTGCCTTAGCCAGGAGATCCTTGATGGCGTCAACGGATGGTTGACGACATAGATGCTGGGCTTCGCGGTTGGTGAGACAGTCGAGTCCATATCCGAACTCGGTTTGCCAGAAGCTGTCCAATGCTGGTCCATGCTTTTGCCTTATCATATCCAGCGTGTCGGATTGAAGCGCGATCTTCGCCGACCCGGGGCTCGCGGTCAGGCATATCATGCCGACCACTGTACCGCCCATGTGCTCCACATAGCCCCGCAGGCTGGCGAGCGTGCCACCCATCCCGACATGATCGTCGACCAGCAGATAGTCCATCCCCGCCACAAGCGCGCCAGCGAACCGCGCGGGCGTCACGATGCGCTGGAATGCCGGCGCGCGTGTGTGCCCGACCTTGTTCGTCTGCACGACCCGATCGAACTGAACCGGCAGGTCGGCGTTCATGCCGACGAACAGGGCAAGGGTTGGCGGTATCGTGTTGAAATCGGCGGAATCGTTAACCAGCACATTCTCGTCCGCCACGACAGGCACGACGGTCGGCCGCCTGCCGCGAAAATGTTCAGGGATGGCGGCGAGATCCGCGTCTGACGTCACCAGGTCCAATATCAGACGGAGCGCATCGCCTGCGCTGCCGGTCTTCGCCTTCAGATAGGAGGGATGCGCGTCGCGATCCTGTTGCGCGGCGAGGACGAGGACATCGGGGAAATTGGGTGGCCAGGGCCGGCGGGGCGGCAGGTCGGTCATATCCCGATGCAGAGATATTTGATCTCGACATAATCCTCGATGCCGTAGCGGCTGCCTTCGCGGCCGATGCCGCTTTCCTTCACGCCGCCGAAGGGGGCGAGTTCGGTGCTGATGATGCCGCTGTTGATGCCGACGATGCCATATTCGAGCGCCTCGGCGACGCGCCACACGCGCCCGAGATTCTGAGCGTAGAAATAGGCGGCGAGGCCGAAGCGCGTGTCGTTGGCGGCGGCGATCACGTCCTCGTCGGTGTCGAAGCGGAACACCGGCGCCAGCGGCCCGAAGGTTTCTTCCTGCGCGACCGCCATGTCGGCGGTGACGCCGGTGAGCAGCGCCGGGGAGAGGAACTGGCCGCCCAGACGCTCGCCGCCGATGACCCTGGTGGCGCCCTTGGCCAGCGCGTCGGCCAGATGCTCCTCGGTCTTCTCGACCGCGGCCATGTCGATCATCGGGCCGATGGTGGTGCCGGGTTCGGCGCCGTCGCCCACCTTCAGCGCGGCGATGGCGGTGCGCAGTTTTTCGACGAAGGCGTCGTGGATGCCGGATTGGGCGTAGATGCGGTTGGCGCAGACGCAGGTCTGGCCGGCGTTGCGGAATTTGGAGAGCATGGCGCCTTCGACCGCGGCGTCGAGGTCGGCATCGTCGAACACGATGAAGGGGGCGTTGCCGCCGAGTTCAAGGCTGATCTTCTGCACCTGGCCGGCGGCGGCGGCCATCAGCTGCTTGCCAATCTCGGTGGAGCCGGTGAAGCTGATTTTCCTGACCAGCGGGTTGGACGTCATCTCGCCGCCGATTGCGCTGGCGCTGCCGGTGACGATGCTGAGCAGGCCTTTGGGCAGGCCGGCTTCCTCCGCCAGGACGGCAAGGGCGAGCGCGGTCAGCGGCGTGGCGGAGGCGGGTTTGACGACCATCGGGCAGCCGGCGGCCAAGGCAGGCCCACATTTGCGGGTGATCATCGCCGCCGGGAAGTTCCAGGGGGTGATCGCGGCCGTGACACCGATCGGCTGTTTCAGCACCACGATGCGCCGGTTGGGGGCGTGGGCGGGGATGACATCGCCGTAGAGGCGTTTTCCTTCCTCGGCGAACCATTCGATGAAGCTGGCGGCGTAGGCGATTTCGCCGCGCGATTCGGCGAGCGGTTTCCCTTGTTCCGCGGTCATGATGGCGGCGAGGTCGTCGGTATGGGCAACAATGAGGTCGAACCAGCGGCGCAGGATGAGGGCGCGGTCTTTGGCGGTGCAGGCGGCCCAGGCGGGCATGGCGGCGGCCGCCGCCGCGATGGCGGCGCGGGTTTCATTGGCGCCCATGTTGGGAACGGTGGCGATGGTGGCGCCGGTCGCGGGGTTGGTGACGGCGATGGTCTTGTCGCCGCTTTGCCATTCGCCGCCGATGAAGGCCTGGTCACGCAACAGGTCGGGGCGGGTCAGCTTCATGGGTCAGGCTTTCGGTTGCGGGTTCGGCGGCGGCTTCCCTGGCGCGGCTGCGCTCGGTGAACCAGATGCCGATCAGGCTGAGTTCGTAGAGGATCATCAGCGGAATGGCGAGCATCAGCTGGCTGAGCACATCGGGCGGGGTGAGGACGGCGGCGACCACGAACGCCGCGACGATGGCGTAGCGGCGGCCGGCGACCAGCTGCGCGCGGGTGACGATGCCGGCGCGTTCCAACAGCATGAGGAGGACGGGGAGCAGGAAGGAGATGCCGAAGGCGAAGATGAAGTGCATCACCAGGCTGAGATAATCGCCCATGGCGGGCAGCGCTTCCTGTTTGAAGCCCTCGCCGATGCCGATGTTCTGGAAGGAGAGGAAGAAGCGGAAGGCGGTGGGCATCACGACATAATAGGCGAGCGCCGCGCCGGCGGTGAACAGGATGGGCGTGGCGAACAGGAAGGGCAGGAGCGCGTTCTTCTCCTTGCGGTAGAGGCCCGGCGCGACGAAGGCCCAGAGCTGGTTGGCGATCACCGGGAAGGCGATGAGGAAGGCGGCGAAGACGGCGACCTTGATCTCGACGAAGAAGGCTTCGTAGAGCTTGGTATAGATGATGGTGCCGCCGTTGCCGCCATAGGCGCGGACCAGGGGCTGGGCGAGGAAGGCGAAGATATGCTTCGCCTGGGTGAAGGCGACGATGAAGCCGACGAGCAGCGCGGCGATCGACCAGAGCAGGCGGCGGCGCAGCTCGATCAGATGGTCGAGGAGCGGGGCCTTGGTGTCGTCGATGTCCTTCATGGGCGGGGGGGTGCCTCTTCGACCGACGTCCCCACCCCCGGCCCCTCCCCTGAAGGGGAGGGGAGATGCTGTTCCTCACCCTCCCACGGCTGCGCCGCGGGCCCCTTTCTCTCCCGTTCCGCGGGAGAGGGGTTGTTCGCCATGATCGCAGCGTTCTGGGCGGCCCATTGCTTCTGCATTTCTTCCAGCTCGGCTTCGCGCATCATCGTGTCGAAGCCGCTGCGGACGTGGCGGGCCATGCCGCGGGCCTTGTTCACCCATTGGCCGACCTGGCGCAGGACGCGCGGCAGGTCCTTGGGGCCGATGACCACCAGGGCGACGATGGCGATCAGCAGCAGTTCGGAATAGCCGATGTCCAGCATGGACCGCGCCCGGCCGCGCGTCAGGCGCGCGGGACGTCTTGCGGCGTCACGGCGGGGGTCGCGGCGGGGGTGACGGGGGGCGGCGCGGCGACCTGCTGCGCGGGAGCGGGCGTCGTGTCGTCCTCCGCCATACCTTTCTTGAAGCTTTTGATGCCCTTGGCCAGGTCGCCCATGAAATCGCTCATCCGGCCCTTGCCGAACAGCAGCAGCACGATGATGGCCACGATCAGCCAATGCCAGATGCTCAAGCTACCCATGTCATCACTCCTTTGTCCGGCGCTTTACCCTGCTTGGGCGACGGTTTCCAGCGGTGCGTCGGATATGGTGTCGCCGGCGAGCGCTTCCAACAGGCCGGCGGCTTTCAGCTCGGCGATGCCGGGGAGGTCGCGGCGGCTGGCGAGGCCGAAATGGGCGAGGAAGGCGGGGGTGGAGGCATATTGCAGCGGCCGGCCGGGGGTCTCCCGGCGGCCCGCGGGGCGCACCCAGCCGGCCTCCATCAGCACGTCGAGCGTGCCCTTGTTGATGGCGACGCCGCGGATGTCCTCGATCTCCGCCCGGGTGGCGGGTTCGTGGTAGGCGATGATGGCCAGCGTTTCGAGGGCGGCACGGCTGAGCTTCTTCGGTTCCTCCCGCGTGCGGCGCAGGATGTCGGCGAGGTCGGGGGCGGTCTGGAACAGCCAGCGCCCGCCGCGTTCGACGAGCTGCACGCCGCGCGCGCCATAGTGGGCGGCGAGGTCGGCGAGCGCGGCGCCAAGGTCGCCGTCACCGGCATAGCTGCGGATGTCCTCGGCGCGGAGCGGCTCGGCGGCGGCGAACAGGACGGCCTCGACGCGGCGGGTGTAGGTGTCACTCATCGCACAGGCCCCCACCCCAGCCCTCCCCACTCTACGGCGCTGGCGCGCCGTGGGGGGAGGGGGATTTCAGTCGACATCCTCGACGTCCACTTTTTCGCCGGTCACCTTCTGGCTGAGCGCGGCGGCCATGAAGGGGTCGAGGCTGCCGTCGAGGACGCTTTGCGGGTCGGTGCTGGTGACGCCGGTGCGCAGGTCCTTTACCAGCTGATAGGGTTGCAGCACGTAGCTGCGGATCTGGTGGCCCCAGCCGATGTCGCTCTTGGTGGCGTTGATGGCGTTGGCTTCGGCCTCGCGGCGTTGCAGTTCGGCTTCGTAGAGCCGTGCTTTCAGCATCTTCATCGCGGTGGCGCGGTTCTTGTGCTGGCTGCGCTCGGTCTGGCAGGCGACGACGATGTTGGTGGGGATGTGGGTGATGCGCACGGCGCTGTCCGTGGTGTTGACATGCTGGCCGCCGGCGCCGGACGAGCGGTAGGTGTCGATGCGCAGGTCCTTCTCGTTGATCTCGATGTCGATGTCGTCGTCGACCTGGGGATAGACCCAGACGCTGGCGAAGCTGGTGTGGCGGCGGGCGGAGCTGTCGTAGGGGCTGATGCGCACCAGGCGGTGCACGCCGGCCTCGGTCTTGGCCCAGCCATAGGCGCCCTCGCCCTTCAGCAGCAGCGTCGCCGACTTGATGCCGGCCTGTTCGCCGCTGTGGTAGTCGATCATCTCGGCCTTGAAGCCGCGCCGTTCGCCCCAGCGCGAATACATGCGCAAGAGCATGCTGGCCCAGTCCTGTGATTCGGTGCCACCGGCGCCGCTGTTGATCTCGACATAGGTGTCGGACGCGTCGGCCTCGCCGGCCAGAAGCGCGGCGATCTTGTCGCGTTCGGCGCGTTCGGCCAGCGCGGCGAGGCTGGCGACGGCCTCATTCTCCATCTCGCTGTCGCCCTCGGCCTCCGCCATCTCGATGAGTTCGACGGTGTCGGCGAGTTCGCGCTCGATGGCCCTGGTGGCGGTGATCGCCTCATCCAGCCGGCGGCGTTCCTGCATCACGGCCTGCGCGGCCTTGGGATCGTTCCACAGCGTCGGGTCCTCGACGCGATTGTTCAGCTGGTCGAGACGGCGGAGCGCGCGATCCCAGTCAAAGAAACCTCCTCAGCAGGTCGAGCGCCTGCTGGATCTTGTCGGCATGGGCTTGCGCTTCGGCGCGCATGGTCGGGCTCCTTCAGTTACGACACACCTATGGCCCTGCCGATGATTTAGCAACCGAATGAGACACTTTTCTCTTAACGTGGGCCTCATAACCCTTTACCATAGCGTCCACGATCATTGGAAATTCAAAAATATCGACAACCGGAATAGTTAGAAGTTCCCCATAAGGCCGCAAAAATCCCGACATGTTAAAACCTAAATAAAAGAAATTTGGATAGCATACTTCAATGTAAAACCCTTTTATTACCATAATCATTTTTACGCACTCTGGTGTAGTGTTTTGCAATTCAGCGTGAGAAAATGATAACAATGATAAATCAACCAATGCAGGCATAAATATGAAATTTGACAGAGCAGATGGTGAAAATCCAACTTCTCCATCAAAACACCTGTCAATTAATCTGAACACTCTAACGTAGAATGATGATAAACAAGATAATTGACTATCTTTCAATATCGATTTCATCAAAACACTCAAATTATGACCGACTGAAAAATATTCATACATGCCAGAATTAGATATCGCAGCGCGCCAAAACATCGATAATACGGATTTCGCAAATTTTTCATGCGCAAATTCGATATCCTTTATAATCTCTCCGTTGCATGCTTTTTTGTCCATTTCTTTCAGCTTGTTCTGCAAAATACCATCAAATTCTTTATTGAAATATGATTCGCAATTTGCGCACAAAATTCTTGAGCCTCCGGTGTCGCTGGTTTTGCGTACACTTTTTGCCCTAGTGTCCAATACTATCATGGACCCACTATCAGATCGAGAAATGATCTTAAAAAGTCCATTGGGAATGGCATGAGAGTTGCAAAGATTCCCAATCCTGTCGCAGAATCGACACCTAGTAAGGTTTTTACCGATCATAAATTATGAAGTATAGCGATGTGAAAGATCGGTCAAATGCAAAGCGTAAACAATCACTATCATAGTTCGGGATAAAAGAGCAGGCTCTAACTCACCCGTTGCAGGTCGGGCATGCCGACCAGTTTCTGCGACTTGGCGATTTTCAGGCGGGCCATCCAGGGCGAATCCTCGTCGGTGAAGCGCGACGGGGTCATGCCGACGAAGGTCTTGAAATCGCGGATGAAGTGGGACTGGTCGTAGAAGACGCCCCCGGCCGCCGCCTCCCAGCCGCCGGCGGGTTCCAGGCCGAGGCGGACGGCGGCCTGAAGGGTGCGGTATTTGCGCGCCAGC carries:
- the scpB gene encoding SMC-Scp complex subunit ScpB; amino-acid sequence: MSDTYTRRVEAVLFAAAEPLRAEDIRSYAGDGDLGAALADLAAHYGARGVQLVERGGRWLFQTAPDLADILRRTREEPKKLSRAALETLAIIAYHEPATRAEIEDIRGVAINKGTLDVLMEAGWVRPAGRRETPGRPLQYASTPAFLAHFGLASRRDLPGIAELKAAGLLEALAGDTISDAPLETVAQAG
- the tatB gene encoding Sec-independent protein translocase protein TatB — protein: MLDIGYSELLLIAIVALVVIGPKDLPRVLRQVGQWVNKARGMARHVRSGFDTMMREAELEEMQKQWAAQNAAIMANNPSPAERERKGPAAQPWEGEEQHLPSPSGEGPGVGTSVEEAPPRP
- the tatC gene encoding twin-arginine translocase subunit TatC, coding for MKDIDDTKAPLLDHLIELRRRLLWSIAALLVGFIVAFTQAKHIFAFLAQPLVRAYGGNGGTIIYTKLYEAFFVEIKVAVFAAFLIAFPVIANQLWAFVAPGLYRKEKNALLPFLFATPILFTAGAALAYYVVMPTAFRFFLSFQNIGIGEGFKQEALPAMGDYLSLVMHFIFAFGISFLLPVLLMLLERAGIVTRAQLVAGRRYAIVAAFVVAAVLTPPDVLSQLMLAIPLMILYELSLIGIWFTERSRAREAAAEPATESLTHEADPPRPVA
- a CDS encoding NAD-dependent succinate-semialdehyde dehydrogenase: MKLTRPDLLRDQAFIGGEWQSGDKTIAVTNPATGATIATVPNMGANETRAAIAAAAAAMPAWAACTAKDRALILRRWFDLIVAHTDDLAAIMTAEQGKPLAESRGEIAYAASFIEWFAEEGKRLYGDVIPAHAPNRRIVVLKQPIGVTAAITPWNFPAAMITRKCGPALAAGCPMVVKPASATPLTALALAVLAEEAGLPKGLLSIVTGSASAIGGEMTSNPLVRKISFTGSTEIGKQLMAAAAGQVQKISLELGGNAPFIVFDDADLDAAVEGAMLSKFRNAGQTCVCANRIYAQSGIHDAFVEKLRTAIAALKVGDGAEPGTTIGPMIDMAAVEKTEEHLADALAKGATRVIGGERLGGQFLSPALLTGVTADMAVAQEETFGPLAPVFRFDTDEDVIAAANDTRFGLAAYFYAQNLGRVWRVAEALEYGIVGINSGIISTELAPFGGVKESGIGREGSRYGIEDYVEIKYLCIGI
- a CDS encoding twin-arginine translocase TatA/TatE family subunit yields the protein MGSLSIWHWLIVAIIVLLLFGKGRMSDFMGDLAKGIKSFKKGMAEDDTTPAPAQQVAAPPPVTPAATPAVTPQDVPRA
- the prfB gene encoding peptide chain release factor 2 (programmed frameshift), with product MRAEAQAHADKIQQALDLLRRFLDWDRALRRLDQLNNRVEDPTLWNDPKAAQAVMQERRRLDEAITATRAIERELADTVELIEMAEAEGDSEMENEAVASLAALAERAERDKIAALLAGEADASDTYVEINSGAGGTESQDWASMLLRMYSRWGERRGFKAEMIDYHSGEQAGIKSATLLLKGEGAYGWAKTEAGVHRLVRISPYDSSARRHTSFASVWVYPQVDDDIDIEINEKDLRIDTYRSSGAGGQHVNTTDSAVRITHIPTNIVVACQTERSQHKNRATAMKMLKARLYEAELQRREAEANAINATKSDIGWGHQIRSYVLQPYQLVKDLRTGVTSTDPQSVLDGSLDPFMAAALSQKVTGEKVDVEDVD
- a CDS encoding phosphoribosyltransferase, translating into MTDLPPRRPWPPNFPDVLVLAAQQDRDAHPSYLKAKTGSAGDALRLILDLVTSDADLAAIPEHFRGRRPTVVPVVADENVLVNDSADFNTIPPTLALFVGMNADLPVQFDRVVQTNKVGHTRAPAFQRIVTPARFAGALVAGMDYLLVDDHVGMGGTLASLRGYVEHMGGTVVGMICLTASPGSAKIALQSDTLDMIRQKHGPALDSFWQTEFGYGLDCLTNREAQHLCRQPSVDAIKDLLAKAAVEARGRGLAAAVG